The Parashewanella tropica genome window below encodes:
- the groL gene encoding chaperonin GroEL (60 kDa chaperone family; promotes refolding of misfolded polypeptides especially under stressful conditions; forms two stacked rings of heptamers to form a barrel-shaped 14mer; ends can be capped by GroES; misfolded proteins enter the barrel where they are refolded when GroES binds), whose protein sequence is MAAKEVLFGNDARSKMLKGVNTLANAVKVTLGPKGRNVVLDKSFGAPLITKDGVTVAKEIELKDKFENMGAQMVKEVASKANDAAGDGTTTATVLAQAIVTEGLKAVAAGMNPMDLKRGIDKAVKAAVAELKDLSQECADSKAIAQVGTISANSDETVGDIIAEAMERVGKEGVITVEEGQALENELDVVEGMQFDRGYLSPYFINKQETGSVELDSPYILLVDKKISNIRELLPILEGLAKTGKPLMIIAEDVEGEALATLVVNNMRGIVKVAAVKAPGFGDRRKAMLQDIAILTGGTVIAEEVGMELEKAQLEDLGTAKRVVITKDTTTIIDGTGEEAQIQARVAQIKQQVEESTSDYDKEKLQERMAKLAGGVAVIKVGAATEVEMKEKKERVEDALHATRAAVEEGVVPGGGVALIRVASKVADVDVANEDQQHGVAMALRAMEAPLRQISTNAGEEASVVANTVKGGTGNYGYNAGNDTYGDMLEMGILDPTKVTRSALQYAASIAGLMITTEAMVGEEESEAAAPDMGAMGGGMGGMGGMGGMM, encoded by the coding sequence ATGGCAGCAAAAGAAGTGCTATTTGGTAATGACGCTCGCAGCAAAATGCTCAAAGGCGTGAACACACTGGCGAACGCAGTAAAAGTAACCTTAGGTCCTAAAGGCCGTAACGTTGTACTAGACAAAAGCTTTGGTGCGCCGCTTATCACCAAAGACGGTGTAACCGTAGCCAAAGAAATCGAACTTAAAGACAAGTTCGAAAACATGGGCGCGCAAATGGTGAAAGAAGTTGCATCAAAAGCTAACGATGCAGCGGGTGACGGTACCACTACCGCTACCGTATTAGCACAGGCTATCGTAACTGAAGGTCTAAAAGCGGTTGCCGCTGGCATGAACCCAATGGATCTTAAACGCGGCATCGACAAAGCGGTTAAAGCAGCGGTTGCTGAGCTGAAAGATCTGTCTCAAGAATGTGCAGACTCAAAAGCCATCGCGCAAGTAGGTACTATCTCTGCTAACTCTGACGAAACCGTTGGTGACATCATCGCTGAAGCGATGGAGCGTGTAGGTAAAGAAGGCGTTATCACTGTTGAAGAAGGTCAAGCGCTAGAAAACGAACTTGACGTAGTAGAAGGTATGCAGTTTGACCGTGGTTACCTATCTCCTTACTTCATCAACAAGCAAGAAACGGGTAGCGTAGAGCTAGACAGCCCGTACATTCTGCTTGTCGACAAAAAGATTTCTAACATCCGTGAATTACTACCAATCCTTGAAGGTTTGGCGAAAACCGGTAAGCCACTGATGATCATCGCTGAAGATGTTGAAGGCGAAGCGCTTGCAACATTAGTTGTGAATAACATGCGTGGTATTGTGAAAGTTGCCGCGGTTAAAGCGCCAGGTTTCGGTGACCGCCGTAAAGCCATGCTTCAAGATATCGCTATCCTAACTGGCGGTACTGTGATTGCTGAAGAAGTGGGCATGGAGCTTGAAAAAGCACAGCTTGAAGACTTAGGTACAGCTAAGCGTGTTGTGATCACTAAAGACACTACGACCATCATTGATGGCACTGGTGAAGAAGCACAAATTCAAGCGCGTGTGGCTCAAATCAAGCAACAAGTTGAAGAATCAACTTCTGACTACGACAAAGAAAAACTGCAAGAGCGCATGGCGAAACTGGCTGGCGGTGTTGCCGTGATCAAAGTCGGCGCCGCGACTGAAGTTGAAATGAAAGAGAAGAAAGAGCGTGTTGAAGATGCGCTTCACGCGACTCGTGCAGCCGTTGAAGAAGGTGTGGTTCCAGGCGGCGGTGTAGCGCTTATCCGTGTTGCTTCTAAAGTCGCTGACGTTGATGTGGCGAACGAAGATCAACAGCACGGTGTAGCAATGGCACTACGTGCTATGGAAGCACCACTGCGTCAAATCTCGACCAACGCAGGTGAAGAAGCGTCTGTAGTGGCGAACACTGTTAAAGGTGGCACTGGCAACTATGGTTACAACGCAGGCAACGACACTTACGGTGACATGCTAGAAATGGGTATCCTTGACCCAACTAAAGTAACTCGTAGCGCATTACAATACGCAGCCTCTATCGCTGGTTTGATGATCACTACCGAAGCAATGGTGGGTGAAGAAGAATCAGAAGCTGCTGCTCCAGACATGGGCGCCATGGGTGGCGGCATGGGAGGAATGGGTGGTATGGGCGGCATGATGTAA
- a CDS encoding esterase-like activity of phytase family protein: MNMKRNMLATIIMASLLAACNGDDGKDGKDGKDGQNGSAGGNGSSGKNGAAALVVHTELPVGHAQCTDGGIRVTSGTDTNENGKLDGDEVSNTSYVCQQNNQDYFERIATYPVCLQFDNSCDTDEETVAEISAASEDGMVVYYTDGEQEAFGAVSIENPEQPQGLGTFELQGEPTSISALGNYLLVATNLSKDDTQSGSLEIYNIMDTAKPMLERSIALAGQPDSVAVSKDGNYAAIVLENERLDEDTPFPQTEAGEVIVLKAMGGVDSWTTSTVALKGLADNHADDPEPEYVDINDNNIAVVTLQENNHIVLIDLETAKVTKHFSAGTVNLAAIDNKEEDRIQLTGSLSDVPREPDGVSWINNDFFATADEGDYKGGGRGFTVYNTQGKVVYQAANQLEHLAVRFGHYPEGRSENKGNEPENIEVGEFGDDNYLFVASERANLVFVYDVNDADTPKYKQTLPAAVGPEGILAIPSRDLVIASSEKDDRGDKMRAGLNIYRYGSKYNRYPSIQSVNDANGHPIPWSALSGLVAADDSKHLYAVEDSAYTHSRLFKIDASKQPAVLTAAMQIKDSNDVLKGLKVVAVDAAEDAKSDARKDVFDSADLAAMVNEDKTVNLDPEGIAMAANGGFWLVSEGSGTVGDKKKPVNSVNLLLKLNKDAEITRAHRLPEALENVQLRFGFEGVTESDGKVVIAMQRAWNDEETVRIAKFDPSNTSWKFFNYTLDEPKSQNGGWVGLSEITALKDGEFLVVERDNQSGPDAAIKKLYRISLKGLADGADVTKMMVRDLMPDLTRYNNLAFEKVEGLAVMPDGNVFIVNDNDGVDDNSGETQLLNLGKIL; encoded by the coding sequence ATGAACATGAAACGCAATATGCTTGCGACTATTATCATGGCCAGCTTATTAGCGGCGTGTAATGGTGATGACGGTAAGGATGGAAAAGACGGCAAAGATGGTCAGAATGGAAGTGCAGGTGGTAATGGCAGCAGTGGAAAAAATGGTGCGGCGGCGCTAGTCGTTCATACGGAACTTCCGGTTGGTCATGCTCAGTGTACCGATGGCGGTATTAGGGTGACATCTGGCACTGATACCAATGAAAACGGTAAGTTAGACGGCGACGAAGTATCAAACACCAGCTACGTTTGCCAGCAAAATAACCAAGATTATTTTGAGCGCATTGCGACTTACCCAGTGTGCTTGCAGTTCGATAACAGCTGTGACACTGATGAAGAAACGGTAGCGGAAATTTCTGCCGCCAGTGAGGACGGCATGGTGGTTTATTATACCGATGGCGAGCAAGAAGCCTTTGGTGCCGTGAGCATTGAAAACCCTGAACAGCCACAAGGTTTAGGCACGTTTGAGCTACAAGGTGAGCCAACGTCAATTTCAGCATTAGGTAACTACTTACTGGTTGCCACCAACCTTTCAAAAGACGATACACAATCAGGCAGTTTAGAAATCTATAACATCATGGATACGGCCAAGCCTATGCTTGAGCGTTCGATTGCGCTTGCGGGTCAGCCTGACTCTGTCGCGGTAAGCAAAGACGGTAACTATGCCGCTATCGTACTTGAAAATGAGCGTTTAGATGAAGATACGCCATTTCCACAAACCGAAGCTGGTGAAGTGATTGTACTCAAAGCGATGGGCGGTGTGGATTCATGGACAACCTCAACTGTGGCACTTAAAGGGTTAGCTGACAATCACGCTGATGATCCTGAGCCAGAATATGTAGACATTAACGACAACAACATTGCTGTGGTTACGCTACAAGAAAACAATCATATTGTATTGATTGATTTAGAAACGGCAAAAGTCACTAAGCATTTCTCAGCGGGCACAGTAAATCTGGCTGCGATTGATAACAAAGAAGAAGATCGCATTCAACTGACTGGCAGCTTAAGCGATGTGCCGCGTGAGCCAGACGGCGTAAGCTGGATCAATAATGACTTCTTTGCCACTGCTGATGAAGGTGATTACAAAGGTGGCGGCCGTGGCTTCACCGTGTATAACACTCAAGGCAAAGTGGTGTATCAAGCGGCAAATCAACTTGAGCATTTAGCGGTGCGTTTTGGCCATTACCCAGAAGGGCGCTCAGAAAACAAAGGAAACGAGCCAGAAAACATTGAAGTCGGTGAGTTTGGTGATGACAACTATTTATTTGTGGCCTCTGAGCGTGCCAATTTAGTCTTCGTTTACGATGTGAATGATGCAGATACGCCAAAGTACAAGCAAACTTTGCCAGCGGCGGTCGGGCCTGAAGGTATTCTAGCGATCCCAAGCCGCGACCTTGTGATTGCATCAAGCGAGAAAGATGATCGTGGCGATAAAATGCGTGCGGGCCTCAACATCTACCGTTACGGCAGTAAGTACAATAGGTACCCAAGCATTCAGTCTGTGAATGATGCTAATGGTCATCCAATCCCTTGGAGTGCGCTTTCTGGTTTAGTGGCAGCTGATGACAGCAAACACCTTTATGCCGTTGAAGACAGTGCTTATACCCACAGTCGACTCTTCAAAATTGATGCCAGTAAGCAACCTGCGGTATTAACGGCAGCAATGCAAATCAAAGACAGCAATGACGTATTAAAAGGCTTGAAAGTGGTGGCGGTTGACGCAGCCGAAGATGCTAAATCTGACGCCCGTAAAGATGTCTTTGATTCAGCGGATTTAGCGGCAATGGTCAATGAAGATAAAACCGTGAATCTCGATCCAGAAGGCATTGCTATGGCAGCTAATGGTGGATTCTGGTTAGTGTCTGAAGGCTCTGGTACGGTTGGCGACAAGAAGAAACCTGTAAACTCAGTTAACCTATTGTTGAAACTGAACAAGGACGCTGAAATTACTCGCGCTCACCGCTTACCTGAAGCGCTAGAAAACGTGCAATTACGCTTTGGTTTTGAAGGCGTGACTGAATCCGATGGCAAAGTGGTTATCGCGATGCAACGAGCATGGAATGACGAAGAAACAGTGCGTATTGCTAAGTTTGATCCAAGCAATACTAGCTGGAAGTTCTTCAACTACACCTTAGATGAGCCAAAATCACAAAACGGTGGCTGGGTTGGTTTAAGTGAAATCACCGCCCTTAAAGATGGTGAGTTCCTTGTGGTTGAGCGTGACAACCAAAGTGGCCCAGATGCAGCGATTAAAAAGCTGTATCGCATTTCACTTAAAGGCTTAGCCGATGGCGCAGATGTCACTAAAATGATGGTGCGTGATTTAATGCCAGATTTAACTCGCTACAACAACCTTGCGTTTGAAAAGGTAGAGGGTTTAGCGGTGATGCCTGACGGAAACGTGTTTATCGTTAATGACAATGATGGCGTTGACGATAACAGCGGTGAAACTCAGCTATTGAATCTTGGAAAGATTTTGTAA
- a CDS encoding TrkH family potassium uptake protein — protein sequence MINFRPVIFTLGTFLSMLSGFMLIPLCFSLIYAEDTSIAFILATALTSIAASICIHQGQKARIHLNIREMFILTSITWFVVSLFAALPFTFYHGIEYTDAFFETMSGVTTTGSTVLSGLDDMAHSILIWRSLLQWLGGIGFIVMAVAVLPFLNVGGMRLFRTESSDWSDKSTPRTQDMAKNLFFIYILLSVACALSYHLAGMTWFEAINHAMTTISTGGYSTSDQSMSHFSHSAQWISIVFMLAGGLPLIIFVQCIAQRSLLVWKDAQVVGFVKFLALVSIVLAIWYWFTHHGTHPIDALRLATFNVVSVVTTTGYGLTDYGAWGAFSFVVFLFLMSVGSCSGSTSGGIKIFRFQIAFAIMREQLKLQFHPNGVFTEKYNNRSIQPDIVRSLVTFMLLYVAVVIAITIILVLTNLDPMTSLSASLTAVANVGPGLGDIIGPAGNFSSLSDTAKWALSIGMLLGRLEILTVAVIFHPKFWKF from the coding sequence ATGATCAACTTTCGCCCAGTCATATTTACATTAGGCACATTCTTATCGATGCTGTCGGGGTTTATGCTTATTCCCCTGTGTTTTTCTTTGATTTATGCCGAAGATACCAGCATCGCCTTTATTCTGGCGACAGCCCTGACCAGCATTGCCGCCAGTATTTGTATCCATCAAGGTCAGAAAGCACGCATCCACCTCAACATTCGTGAAATGTTCATTCTGACCAGCATCACCTGGTTTGTAGTCAGTTTATTTGCGGCACTGCCCTTTACCTTTTATCACGGTATCGAATACACCGACGCCTTCTTTGAAACCATGTCAGGGGTCACCACCACAGGCTCTACGGTACTGTCTGGACTTGATGACATGGCCCATAGTATTTTGATCTGGCGTTCTCTACTGCAATGGCTGGGCGGGATTGGTTTTATTGTGATGGCCGTTGCCGTATTACCGTTTTTAAACGTCGGTGGTATGCGCCTATTCCGCACAGAATCCTCAGATTGGAGTGATAAGAGTACGCCACGCACTCAAGACATGGCGAAGAATTTATTCTTCATCTATATCCTGCTCAGTGTGGCCTGTGCCTTGAGCTATCATCTTGCAGGCATGACATGGTTTGAAGCCATCAACCATGCCATGACCACGATTTCGACTGGCGGCTATTCCACTTCCGATCAATCCATGTCGCACTTTTCTCATAGCGCTCAATGGATCAGTATTGTGTTTATGCTGGCTGGCGGCTTACCTTTAATCATCTTTGTGCAATGCATTGCCCAGCGTAGTTTACTGGTTTGGAAAGATGCTCAAGTTGTGGGATTTGTGAAGTTTTTAGCTTTAGTCTCCATCGTATTGGCCATTTGGTATTGGTTTACTCACCACGGTACACACCCAATCGATGCCTTGAGATTAGCCACCTTCAATGTGGTTTCTGTGGTGACCACCACAGGCTATGGGCTTACTGACTATGGCGCTTGGGGCGCCTTTTCCTTCGTGGTGTTTTTGTTTTTAATGTCGGTAGGCAGTTGCTCAGGCTCCACCTCTGGCGGCATTAAAATTTTCCGCTTTCAAATTGCCTTTGCCATCATGCGTGAGCAACTGAAACTGCAATTTCATCCTAATGGCGTCTTTACCGAGAAGTACAACAACCGCAGCATTCAACCCGATATTGTGCGTTCGTTAGTGACCTTTATGTTGTTGTACGTTGCCGTGGTGATTGCCATCACCATTATTTTAGTGCTGACGAATTTAGATCCTATGACCAGCTTAAGTGCTTCGCTCACCGCAGTAGCTAATGTTGGCCCAGGATTAGGCGACATTATTGGCCCTGCAGGCAACTTCTCCAGCTTAAGCGATACCGCTAAATGGGCATTATCCATTGGTATGTTACTTGGCCGATTGGAGATCTTAACCGTAGCTGTGATTTTCCATCCGAAGTTTTGGAAGTTTTAA
- the trkA gene encoding Trk system potassium transporter TrkA, whose product MKIIILGAGQVGGTLAENLVGENNDITLVDNDKIRLRSLQDKFDLRVVHGHGAHPEVLKEAGAEDADMLIAVTNSDECNMAACQIAYTLYGTPTKIARIRSQQYLTLSNKLFIDSERKNSDNRLRGGFVIDELIAPEQLVTSYIHRLVEYPGALQVLEFAEGRLSLVAIKAYYGGPLVGNALSALREHMPNIDTRVAAIFRQGRPIMPQGTTIIEADDEVFFVADSRHVRAVMSEMQKLDNQYRNIMIAGGGNIGLGLAKKLEQDHAVKLLEAKPERAEALSELLENTTVFCGDAADQELLLEEHIDQTDVFIAVTNDDEANIMSALLAKRMGAKKVMVLIQREAYVDLVQEANIDIAISPQQATISALLTHIRQGDICNVYSLRRGAAEAIEAIAHGDASTSKVVGKAIGDIKMPPGTTIGAIVREQEVLMAHDKTVIEQGDHVVLFLVNKKFIGEVEKLFQPSAFFF is encoded by the coding sequence ATGAAAATTATCATTTTAGGTGCAGGTCAGGTTGGCGGCACACTGGCAGAAAATCTGGTAGGTGAAAACAACGATATCACCTTAGTCGATAATGATAAAATTCGCCTGCGCTCTCTACAGGATAAGTTTGACTTACGAGTCGTTCATGGTCACGGGGCGCACCCAGAAGTCTTAAAAGAAGCCGGTGCAGAGGATGCCGATATGCTCATCGCTGTGACCAACAGCGATGAATGTAATATGGCGGCCTGTCAAATCGCCTATACCTTATACGGTACCCCAACTAAGATTGCTCGTATTCGCTCTCAACAATACCTGACGCTCAGCAATAAATTATTCATCGACAGTGAGCGTAAAAACTCAGATAACCGTTTACGTGGCGGTTTTGTGATTGATGAACTTATTGCCCCAGAGCAACTCGTCACCTCATACATTCACCGCTTAGTCGAATACCCTGGCGCACTTCAAGTTCTTGAATTTGCCGAAGGTCGTTTAAGCTTAGTCGCCATTAAAGCGTATTACGGTGGCCCGCTTGTAGGGAATGCACTGTCTGCGCTGCGCGAGCATATGCCGAATATTGATACCCGTGTTGCTGCGATTTTCCGTCAGGGTCGCCCCATCATGCCACAAGGCACCACCATCATCGAAGCCGATGATGAGGTGTTTTTCGTCGCTGACAGTCGCCATGTTCGTGCGGTAATGAGCGAAATGCAAAAGCTGGATAATCAATACCGTAATATCATGATTGCAGGTGGCGGTAACATTGGTTTAGGGCTGGCGAAAAAGCTCGAACAAGACCATGCGGTTAAGCTGCTTGAAGCCAAGCCAGAACGTGCCGAAGCCTTATCTGAGTTACTGGAAAATACCACGGTCTTTTGCGGGGATGCCGCCGATCAAGAATTGCTCCTTGAAGAGCACATCGACCAAACCGACGTATTTATTGCGGTCACCAATGATGATGAAGCCAACATCATGTCAGCCTTATTGGCGAAACGCATGGGCGCCAAAAAAGTCATGGTGCTTATTCAACGTGAAGCTTATGTCGATTTAGTTCAAGAAGCCAATATTGATATCGCGATCTCACCTCAACAAGCCACCATTTCGGCGTTGTTAACCCATATTCGTCAAGGCGATATTTGTAACGTTTATTCATTACGAAGAGGGGCGGCAGAAGCCATTGAAGCCATTGCCCATGGTGACGCCAGTACTTCTAAGGTTGTTGGTAAAGCCATTGGTGACATCAAAATGCCTCCGGGTACCACCATTGGTGCCATTGTACGCGAACAAGAAGTATTAATGGCGCACGATAAAACCGTTATCGAGCAGGGAGACCATGTGGTGCTGTTTTTGGTCAACAAGAAATTTATTGGCGAAGTCGAAAAACTGTTCCAACCTAGCGCGTTCTTTTTCTAG